A single Vibrio sp. YMD68 DNA region contains:
- a CDS encoding GPW/gp25 family protein: MTYSLKFAGSGRNTDLVADIKQSLFMIVYTGKGERIYMPDYAADALEYIDKPQWEVQGLKVSIAESVAKYEPRVKLDSIVVTQTDLPQGIIGIKLSCQILATGQSDVFDFTNA, from the coding sequence ATGACCTACTCACTTAAATTTGCAGGAAGCGGACGAAACACCGATTTGGTGGCCGATATCAAGCAGTCACTTTTTATGATTGTGTACACCGGCAAAGGTGAACGTATTTATATGCCGGATTACGCCGCGGATGCCTTAGAATATATTGATAAGCCTCAATGGGAAGTGCAAGGGTTAAAAGTGTCCATTGCTGAATCGGTGGCCAAGTATGAGCCTCGAGTCAAACTCGACAGTATAGTGGTCACTCAAACCGATTTGCCACAAGGCATTATTGGCATTAAGCTTTCTTGCCAAATCCTCGCCACGGGGCAAAGTGATGTGTTCGATTTTACTAACGCTTAA
- a CDS encoding phage baseplate assembly protein V, giving the protein MFNKLAEIKTKLSDVLSMLRKLVCIGKVSKVDAELRRVKVTFPGLRYPESDWLPVLGLRNKSVSISCNLEPGEQVLCLFIPSGSMMSGFVLGSMANKSAKPYIANVDKFGVQFKDGTLLEYDQSTQTGVLKIGGGTPAITVNTEKVLIDAKLEVTGATSLNDTLKVVKATTMMDTLTGMKTATFTGLVGAAGYGSTTGGAAVMSSGATMQGSVTINGVTVAVISHKHNDAEGRPTSTANQ; this is encoded by the coding sequence ATGTTCAATAAACTTGCAGAAATTAAAACCAAACTCAGCGATGTGCTCTCCATGCTGCGCAAGCTGGTGTGCATTGGCAAGGTGAGTAAGGTGGATGCCGAGCTAAGGCGCGTCAAAGTGACCTTCCCAGGGCTGCGTTACCCTGAGTCAGATTGGCTGCCTGTGCTGGGGCTACGAAATAAGAGCGTCAGTATTTCGTGCAACCTTGAGCCAGGTGAACAGGTGCTGTGCCTGTTCATCCCCAGCGGTTCAATGATGTCTGGTTTTGTGCTTGGCTCGATGGCAAACAAATCAGCAAAGCCCTATATCGCGAATGTCGATAAGTTTGGGGTTCAATTTAAAGACGGCACATTGCTTGAGTACGACCAGTCCACCCAAACGGGCGTGTTAAAGATTGGGGGCGGAACCCCTGCCATTACCGTCAATACAGAAAAGGTATTGATTGACGCTAAGCTGGAAGTCACAGGTGCGACCTCGCTCAATGACACCCTCAAGGTCGTAAAAGCGACGACCATGATGGATACGTTAACAGGAATGAAAACCGCCACCTTTACCGGACTCGTCGGGGCTGCTGGATATGGCAGTACAACGGGGGGCGCAGCCGTGATGAGCAGCGGTGCCACCATGCAAGGTTCAGTAACCATCAACGGTGTTACGGTCGCCGTGATTAGCCATAAGCACAATGACGCAGAAGGTAGACCAACGTCCACCGCAAACCAATAA
- the terL gene encoding phage terminase large subunit, protein MSGLFGGLSDADLENIRDSAHIAAEDKRITKNTKAQERRDLARKQKEEKARQKRRAKSKRDFAYFCQTYMPDAFTLEFSEYQLALTRLAANRHLNHQDEALFKALIDPRDHGFIKQPLTLENGKRGEYEGILDIEPRDHGKTTRNTQAMPLWLALNHPSSFIVICGASADSAKEMMDAIKDDLEDNELILDDYGEQRGNTWTKRKIKLANGSSIVAVGRGQRLRGIKNKYQRPTHIICDDLLDDKEVESPTLRRQAERWFKRVIMNLGKGALTIIANTIMHPDDLPSRLLKQIEDGRLPNWLGLRFSAITPLGHSLFPSRWSLQELDNKRIASGSAWWTEWMNRPIADEDADFKEEWFVYFKPYELDLRDCTIGMAIDPATGLKKGDWSFIAVVARHKITMVDHVLFAKGWKESDLKFAQRIVDVFRQHRPSFVMFETVAFQKIYKKEVMRYAKKKGVRLPVREFKGGNKQVRIKSLSSQVENGLIQFLETQTLLRQMFLEFPRGHDDGPDAVEMAISGFESGFVGGATPQTPKSISSAAKALSRFGGGALRRMMR, encoded by the coding sequence ATGAGCGGCCTCTTTGGTGGATTATCCGATGCGGATTTAGAGAATATTCGAGACAGTGCACATATCGCCGCTGAAGATAAACGCATCACGAAGAACACCAAAGCCCAAGAACGGCGTGATTTAGCACGAAAACAAAAAGAAGAAAAGGCGCGCCAAAAGCGCCGCGCCAAATCTAAACGTGACTTTGCGTACTTCTGTCAAACCTATATGCCGGATGCGTTCACGCTTGAGTTCAGTGAATACCAGCTTGCACTGACTCGCCTGGCCGCCAATCGACATTTGAATCATCAAGACGAAGCGCTGTTCAAAGCGCTCATTGACCCGCGTGACCACGGCTTTATCAAACAGCCCCTTACGCTTGAAAATGGCAAGCGTGGTGAGTATGAAGGCATTCTCGATATCGAGCCGCGTGACCACGGTAAAACCACCCGTAATACTCAGGCCATGCCCTTATGGCTGGCGCTTAATCATCCTAGCTCTTTTATTGTCATTTGTGGTGCGTCCGCCGATAGCGCCAAAGAAATGATGGATGCCATCAAAGATGACTTAGAAGATAACGAACTTATCCTGGACGATTACGGAGAGCAGCGAGGTAATACCTGGACGAAACGTAAAATCAAACTGGCCAATGGCTCTTCCATCGTGGCGGTCGGTCGTGGGCAACGGCTGCGTGGTATCAAAAACAAGTACCAACGTCCGACTCACATTATCTGTGATGATTTGCTCGATGACAAAGAGGTGGAATCGCCGACACTGCGTCGTCAGGCAGAGCGCTGGTTTAAACGCGTTATTATGAACCTGGGTAAAGGGGCGCTGACTATCATCGCCAACACCATCATGCACCCAGATGATTTACCGTCACGTCTGCTTAAACAAATTGAAGATGGTCGTTTGCCTAACTGGTTGGGGCTGCGCTTTAGTGCCATTACCCCGTTGGGGCATTCCTTATTTCCATCACGTTGGAGCTTGCAAGAGTTAGACAATAAACGCATTGCGTCAGGCAGTGCGTGGTGGACAGAGTGGATGAACCGTCCCATTGCCGATGAAGATGCCGACTTTAAGGAAGAGTGGTTTGTCTACTTCAAACCTTATGAACTAGACCTTCGAGATTGCACCATAGGTATGGCGATTGACCCAGCTACGGGCCTTAAAAAAGGCGACTGGTCCTTTATTGCCGTGGTGGCTCGACACAAAATTACCATGGTGGATCATGTGCTGTTTGCTAAAGGTTGGAAAGAGTCGGATCTTAAGTTTGCCCAGCGCATTGTGGATGTCTTCCGGCAACACAGGCCGTCCTTTGTAATGTTCGAAACCGTTGCGTTCCAGAAGATTTACAAAAAAGAAGTGATGCGTTACGCCAAGAAGAAAGGCGTGCGCCTTCCAGTTCGTGAGTTCAAAGGAGGCAATAAGCAAGTGCGTATTAAGTCACTTTCTTCGCAAGTGGAGAACGGACTTATCCAATTCTTAGAGACTCAGACGTTGCTTCGTCAAATGTTTTTAGAGTTCCCTCGTGGCCATGATGACGGACCCGATGCAGTGGAGATGGCCATCAGTGGGTTCGAGTCTGGCTTTGTGGGCGGCGCAACACCACAAACGCCCAAATCAATCAGTAGCGCCGCCAAAGCGCTCTCACGCTTTGGTGGTGGTGCTTTGCGACGAATGATGCGTTAG
- a CDS encoding phage protein Gp27 family protein gives MAPRSKVELHGLLERVIEMYTVDKMKLDDIAEALKEDGFDISRSSVHRVLRSNQELIEEQRLVQEQAEVFLKEFKDSPNTDISELNLQIMQRYMFKVLRELEFGPESFKDPNKLANLLARLSDAQVNLDRLKVEFRKGVDAAKAEFESQLTDMLKETRPELLLELVSIIQKIRIDQKPKRGRR, from the coding sequence ATGGCCCCACGCTCAAAGGTGGAATTGCACGGGCTGCTTGAGCGCGTCATTGAGATGTACACCGTGGACAAGATGAAGCTGGACGATATCGCGGAGGCGCTCAAAGAAGACGGCTTTGATATTTCACGTTCGTCAGTGCACCGTGTGCTTCGCAGTAATCAGGAATTGATTGAAGAGCAGCGTCTGGTTCAAGAGCAGGCAGAGGTCTTTCTAAAGGAATTCAAAGACAGCCCCAACACCGATATCTCAGAGCTGAACTTACAAATCATGCAGCGCTATATGTTCAAAGTATTGCGTGAATTGGAGTTTGGCCCTGAGTCATTTAAAGATCCGAACAAGCTGGCCAACTTATTAGCGCGACTATCGGATGCACAGGTGAACCTTGACCGATTGAAAGTTGAATTTCGTAAAGGGGTCGATGCGGCAAAGGCCGAGTTTGAAAGTCAGCTTACCGATATGCTCAAAGAGACGCGCCCCGAGCTCTTGCTTGAGTTGGTTAGCATCATTCAGAAAATTCGCATTGATCAAAAACCGAAACGAGGCCGTCGATGA
- a CDS encoding phage tail protein, whose translation MAEQSANYAQWGGFGDLVFKGRFTPNKISDSRTFKINKQDLVNGYPMHQNMGEDEHTASLELTFNNHFVDITKMTKQLEQMGENGVPRALVVGSTVHGQFSIRKISRTNIQTLPSGVVTSVDYQLDIVEVRA comes from the coding sequence ATGGCAGAACAATCGGCAAACTATGCCCAGTGGGGCGGCTTTGGTGACTTGGTGTTTAAAGGTCGCTTCACACCCAACAAAATCAGTGACTCGCGCACCTTTAAGATCAACAAACAAGATCTGGTTAACGGTTATCCCATGCACCAGAACATGGGCGAAGATGAGCACACCGCATCATTGGAGCTGACCTTCAACAACCACTTTGTGGACATTACCAAGATGACCAAGCAACTCGAGCAGATGGGTGAAAACGGAGTGCCACGCGCTTTGGTGGTGGGTTCAACCGTGCACGGTCAGTTCAGCATTCGCAAGATTAGCCGCACAAATATCCAAACACTGCCAAGTGGCGTGGTGACCAGCGTGGACTATCAACTGGATATTGTGGAAGTACGTGCATGA
- a CDS encoding tail protein X yields MNTLIARQGERWEQLCYRAYSATNQALVGALFDANRELTRAMTTFTFSGGETVNIPAVKVVNTVNVEKAPWT; encoded by the coding sequence ATGAACACCTTAATTGCTCGTCAAGGCGAGCGCTGGGAGCAGCTTTGTTATCGCGCCTATAGCGCCACCAATCAAGCACTCGTCGGTGCGCTTTTTGATGCTAACCGTGAACTGACCCGAGCCATGACCACCTTTACTTTCAGCGGAGGAGAAACTGTCAACATCCCTGCGGTGAAAGTGGTGAACACCGTCAACGTGGAGAAAGCGCCATGGACATAA
- a CDS encoding baseplate J/gp47 family protein — MTNRFPNIPEPKLVEVNYDADLVSLKQRYQVGTGHYPGINDPETFHLEQIAYEKNELKALINYESKQNLLSFADKERLDNIGLLTETGRLPASKARTVMVFTFTPHTGFVIAKGYQVIAVDNQTLFETLEEVVVSAGTQSINANVECIDAGLQGNGFLAGQINQAVAPLDALESVTNTETTQGGSEIEDDDDFAYRIYISPSKFSVAGPYEAYEYFARSSSSSIKNVSVWTPSPNEIEISAILQDGSLPNQAIKDLIKSECSGDKRVPMGDLVRVVDATDVTATASFHLQIFSDYASLAESIQMTAKTNIESVINTWKTQHGRDIVPAALTSLAQRIEGVYLAKGALTDSDGQVIADTKPVTQKQRPLITLTAVTFEVITESSQQTFE; from the coding sequence ATGACAAACCGATTTCCGAACATTCCAGAGCCGAAGCTGGTCGAGGTGAATTATGATGCCGACCTTGTCAGCCTCAAGCAGCGTTACCAAGTCGGCACAGGACACTATCCTGGCATCAACGATCCAGAAACCTTCCACCTTGAGCAGATTGCCTACGAGAAGAACGAACTCAAAGCGCTGATTAACTACGAAAGTAAGCAAAACCTTCTCTCGTTCGCTGACAAGGAGCGCTTAGACAACATCGGTCTACTGACCGAAACCGGGCGCCTGCCCGCGTCAAAGGCCCGTACGGTAATGGTCTTTACCTTTACCCCTCATACTGGCTTTGTCATTGCGAAAGGCTATCAAGTGATTGCCGTGGATAACCAAACCCTGTTTGAAACATTGGAAGAGGTGGTGGTCAGTGCTGGCACGCAAAGCATCAATGCCAACGTCGAGTGCATCGACGCTGGTCTTCAGGGGAATGGCTTCTTAGCCGGACAAATCAATCAAGCCGTTGCGCCATTGGATGCGCTTGAGAGTGTGACCAATACCGAAACGACACAAGGCGGCTCTGAGATTGAGGATGATGATGATTTTGCCTATCGAATCTATATTTCGCCGTCAAAGTTCAGTGTGGCAGGGCCTTATGAAGCGTATGAGTACTTTGCTCGTTCAAGCAGCTCGTCCATTAAAAACGTGTCGGTATGGACACCCTCACCGAATGAAATTGAGATAAGTGCGATTTTGCAAGACGGTTCGCTCCCCAACCAAGCCATCAAGGATTTGATTAAGTCAGAGTGCTCAGGAGACAAGCGTGTGCCGATGGGGGATTTGGTGCGCGTGGTGGATGCAACGGATGTCACGGCAACAGCGAGCTTTCACCTGCAGATATTCAGTGACTACGCCTCATTAGCTGAGTCCATTCAAATGACGGCAAAAACTAACATTGAATCCGTCATTAATACGTGGAAGACGCAGCACGGACGCGACATTGTACCTGCGGCCTTAACGTCGCTGGCTCAACGTATAGAAGGGGTGTATCTCGCGAAAGGGGCGCTAACCGATAGCGATGGCCAAGTGATTGCTGACACGAAACCGGTGACTCAAAAACAAAGGCCGCTTATCACCCTCACGGCCGTCACCTTTGAAGTTATCACTGAAAGCAGTCAACAAACCTTTGAATAA
- a CDS encoding lysozyme yields MSLKMKATKALVCSITAVLAIVFNIDDVLSVSEPGLRHIANEEGCRAQAYQCSANTWTLGLGHTQGVKQGDTATNDQIAHDFIKDVASAESVVKKHLTQTPSQAEYDMMVSFVFNLGAGNFARSTLLEKFNQGDHRGACLQYPRWVYVNKKDCRIKGSGCEGIPKRRDKEMKICLNGWQ; encoded by the coding sequence ATGAGCCTGAAAATGAAAGCAACGAAAGCCTTGGTGTGCTCCATCACTGCCGTATTGGCCATCGTGTTTAACATCGATGACGTATTGAGTGTCAGTGAACCTGGCCTGCGTCATATTGCGAATGAAGAAGGTTGCCGCGCTCAAGCCTATCAATGCAGCGCCAATACTTGGACTCTCGGTCTTGGGCATACTCAAGGGGTAAAGCAAGGTGACACGGCAACGAATGATCAAATCGCCCACGACTTTATTAAGGATGTGGCCAGTGCTGAGAGCGTGGTGAAAAAACATCTCACACAAACGCCTAGCCAAGCGGAATATGACATGATGGTGAGTTTTGTGTTCAACCTCGGTGCGGGCAATTTTGCTCGTTCGACCTTGCTCGAGAAATTTAATCAAGGAGACCATCGCGGAGCCTGCTTGCAATATCCGCGTTGGGTCTATGTTAATAAGAAAGACTGCCGCATAAAAGGCAGTGGCTGCGAAGGTATTCCCAAACGGCGAGATAAAGAGATGAAGATTTGTTTGAATGGATGGCAGTAA